GTGTGCGGAATGAACCCGTAATTGCCGGGATAGCGCATCGGCGTGTACAGGAAGCGGTCGACCCACAGCGTCCCCGAGGCCTTGTCGAGCTCGTATTTGATGGGCTCGCCGCCAACCGGCACCTCGATGATCACGTTGATGTCCTTGGGGGGATTGGTCCCGATCGGGATCGCATCGATGCGCATGGTCAGGTGAGCCTTTTCGTTGGTGGATCTCTCGGCGCCGTTCTTGCAGCGCAAAAACCGGATGAACCGGCGAGCCTTCAACCATGGCTGCCGCTCCTAGGCAAGAGGCTGGCCGCCGTCCTGGCCGGAGATCAGTCGGTTTGGCCGCGGGTCCGCGGATTGCGGGGCGAGAAGCCGTAGGCGATCTTGGGAAGGCGGACACTGCCGATGGTTTCCTCGGCGGTTGCGACCGCGCGCCCCCCGAGATGGCTGTAGAAGCCGCAGGCCGTCTCGTTGTCCGACAGGGCCCAAACCACGAAGGACCGCCGTCCCTCGTTGGTCAGGGCGGTGCGGGAGGCGTCGAACAGCAGGCTGCCGAAGCCGAGGCCGCAGAATTCCGGCTGAATGTAGAGCTCGTAGATTTCGCCGCGGTAGGGAAGGCTGCGGGCGCGGCTGGAGCCGAACGTCACGTATCCGCGGACGGTGTCCGCGACCTCGAGCACCATGATGGACACGCGTCGCTGGATGGCCCGGTGCCACCACGCCGGGCCGCGGCGGGCGATCATGCGCTCCAGTTCGGCTCCCGGAAGGACGCCGCGATAGGCATAGCGCCAAGCCGAATCGTGAACGTCGGCGATGGTCGCCGC
The DNA window shown above is from Amorphus orientalis and carries:
- a CDS encoding GNAT family N-acetyltransferase, whose product is MKTGSIGIRRAKLADAATIADVHDSAWRYAYRGVLPGAELERMIARRGPAWWHRAIQRRVSIMVLEVADTVRGYVTFGSSRARSLPYRGEIYELYIQPEFCGLGFGSLLFDASRTALTNEGRRSFVVWALSDNETACGFYSHLGGRAVATAEETIGSVRLPKIAYGFSPRNPRTRGQTD